A region of Zeugodacus cucurbitae isolate PBARC_wt_2022May chromosome 5, idZeuCucr1.2, whole genome shotgun sequence DNA encodes the following proteins:
- the LOC105214987 gene encoding uncharacterized protein LOC105214987 has translation MSDDNVYKDGDIVWVKLGNNWWPGEVTDVHRQPDGLLKQLKKKPYCVVKFFQEDAYEYIKSAKQIFPFQCSKKDEFIKKGTALYNAKNKFMEKFPSDVEIAERLTRKAVDSDMFIINDRPDSIVKAILGPTFTRRSNDYYDNEYNNSYNNDYNNKRRSGDSVTKILNITPKRTTTTNRNPDIGKSKASPHISTSFVTNASMPSSGETNFYRCNMCDFSSQRQNVMILHRRTHSGTGTPTSAQTPSTSNARKIPSATITSASESKSSITAMTCKLQSPTTSSKSERNSLSEDDDQKYPIILDTNKLQIAKSTKKMSLPVNSRGVSSTKHKPYPLSGSERASRSAAASTSRENSHTSLRIDADVKEITLPDGMPISSIKGEQKLSIEDDTTDNSSSHTTEDLLRSCSPRKHNIESADMVDNKSTVLKSTAEEIRLRLLADWSDGEKEDEVVDGFKENTSRETASTTETTQYKLDKLKTSSEATAVKSENTPFDAVTPVCATVNNISAQTSHQTQHQNRIRNIPKKDRRDAVLKEFINDYTVELPTVVDNLENINYNSSNSSDSVVVVAVVPPNSGETIILDDNTGTDGETETTVGKDGLDRNEATTNNKQFSDITKEHSSVTSVVQEEHLSEENLNEESFVEKEVSVPIECSDTSANQEQLERLEDRHNEAFKSEQQENGEALILVPSVIRQIEFEATEENVQSEPNEENKNDLKLESENVKQSKLKSRGKTQKSNERQKNIKEVLKDSTENITTNIRAEEGPNVGTAHETVAELTLASPQRLIEEEQPQTSTAANPRSDCFDFQEEEDETCSDTLKSIADFKKKYLSPEKGPDKSHSDNCILPENETEQKDQQLADDIEKLLEQTTAPNIADEVPGAVVSRTHSYGSSKEELPVKGLPIKERGKRIFKSRNRSRIEELQTSTAVTSEIVLPEEAIDATEPKMDENGTVTVIEQVQVETENKFCEEVESKTNAEQQKQSAPMDGDEVYKNSLQSVAHTALVVEMSVVNTNDCQVMEQDIENEGCGEIVRCDAVEETTVLKVKNLKNGSLATPTIAMKFLHCASAEQKISEISESNETNLSTTVEQVHDADDLQFSKQNIEDTERSNGCELENSEPIVEDNVEEAKRIPTHEQLEDELKTSEDHKNTADNSAELNYIKEAYKISTDISEIDKTEEKSEDVGNSKDQFESNALGEKEMLKKDLSNYLNDLQPSTALSHINQDSNLIDSHTTANKEQTEVTVIEQRANNDYKELENETEIPLSVNMKNDAVEEQQHGVMLLGEEAPQSRLTSPTDDNSSICISEAGAEFGSPTSMLDDERLPTLTDRLMTPTDGLVEAIPSPNDEAKIPVEQEMNVEEEHENLNDVQNKKNESTDQVPVPLDESKDVAVTKQQEIAEEIVQEITTESEIIENETRTDILEECDGGTNNEKIALAATTVQQNDIEAVVEDKELSSEQKENNSEMNEGNEQVASDFNDAVIPEETNNEETQFSECNDNVIDTLRFENGEIENQTELLEKSISEVPVETKQKETESSACNSEVAADIVNNVIEEHNEVNENLQSKAEDNVVEDTIVAEQSEIENGGKQVDDETVSTNVLNNEISDKSSTPIIEHTQTEESDADDDFIESPPHEPLSGHEGEDDTDIMTVKTKILNKTQTRRSNTRRTQSPEAILNSPVDVKVDQHKPAIPNSASNSPKSFTDFTKEPTSKKRHTRASKQQQVKSNDYMKELDLTDLNVATKFENNEKNNTTIRQSQRRSTKAAKLTETENENKTTEKRDDVVAADSETEVAAGDQLAVNNLNITTAQPQNEWSEPTLVVLSTDTYVASQPDEQIIEYPTDQAAVNVTPVAKSGSSRKRRSATKSTPQRNTAAAQNFFMQENNLNNEEESTHRVKTRKLESPSINCTSIDTTQTTEEFKTTTVEIPNYEDENNSNYIKEVERSEETVDCTDNGPDSLIIEDDQCIIEEVYLNETMSMQQIGLEASPDNDATKEMDTSGTTETEINSIGTIDVPNVVEYVNYSSIEQQQPIEEVIVEAASTVEAATDIDTLRNMDESANISNETLNKQRVSPSNQQPKVDNTCINISPMEKVRINVDVANPLSTQIANILATKSAGGAASTAAKQRKSNLEESIPSFIIERPGQGVGSHQQQQHASSTGLEFIGEQDAVAHVQQMCPQVKITRKEKLIEVPQTAAVIQQEQIVATSGTMFDISNMPIVLGNEHFMSAQGDMQIVLTSSAETEPHLRSDGPQILQQQIIQPAYRSTQQVAQQRQRKRSASQQQQQQLQPASGMGGNKHGVIIIKAAQSDLIIQQTPSLQGTQAQSQAIAGGATQQFSSSSTDTTTTYNLGSGVTLRPIAEPKQKQQQRQQLQQQVAGNKSKSTASQLTSTGGRKQAGNTLTLPSSITVKHRQQKNTDDPSNVVLSEQPSQLTPSINVSSGTKAQKRNHPTTNSRRAQTQTQVVQQRRLTATTCNLVELQQQDQQHTTSDNCGSLNRRLSHTDGHAPPPAKVCRNTAANTSDFDNQREPTFAATAEQQLLQLQQQQQLHQHTVQSPTTTTQPPPLHPLHNRKQRHSSQHNRRMSTKADVSGQMCVQEQQQRLQSTQMVLLEQQQQQSLEQQHQEQHMTAELAASSPSAEIIPAEFEAIQLQEQVPEVYTEEILAEEFEANEHTPSVIAVPSQSVPGYPDTLLLCRKVGDDWVPIVAQPYYYTRCDQQLRPIPKEVLIGHPILTPNADKTPEFHTAEVETEDVQTAAGNEAYKGETGVTILIGSELVHMEWDQFLEVMRSTDDLFDLRDHLGRVFQLTRDALDTLQQDANLQEKYRQLQQLLEEQQLEEQQQLEQQELLQQQFIQQLQTVTVAGDEGLEADIIPLLQIDTSQTLQLIGTDDGSLILQSALTQPPLSPPCTRPALTNATNALLNQTPIMSPLEKPSTAAATALLAENSGQHIDLSSATAPDHLVAGGFIAADSASDMQVCRPTLGDSLAVIGVVPTQPTLLPTTVTNPAIAPPKSDLIPNMTTAAQMHAQYRHAQRAIYNDPGS, from the exons ATGTCAGACGATAACGTTTATAAGGATGGCGACATCGTTTGGGTGAAACTGGGCAACAATTGGTGGCCCGGTGAGGTGACCGATGTGCATCGCCAACCCGATGGCCTCCTCAAACAACTAAAGAAGAAACCCTATTGCGTTGTAAAATTTTTCCAAGAAGATGCCTA TGAATATATAAAGAgtgcaaaacaaatatttccttTCCAATGCAGCAAAAAAGATGAGTTCATCAAAAAGGGGActg CTTTATATaatgccaaaaataaatttatggagAAGTTCCCATCAGATGTGGAGATCGCTGAGCGTTTAACACGTAAAGCTGTTGATTCAGATatgtttattataaatgatCGACCAGATAGTATTGTCAAGGCGATACTCGGACCGACATTTACACGACGCAGTAACGATTACTACGACAATGAATACAACAATAGTTATAACAATGACTACAACAATAAACGCAGAAGTGGG GATTCTGTAACCAAAATCCTCAACATTACACCaaaacgtacaacaacaactaatcgaAATCCTGATATAGGAAAATCAAAAGCTTCACCGCATATCAGTACAAGTTTTGTAACGAACGCCTCTATGCCCAGCAGTGGAGAAACGAATTTTTATCGATGTAATATGTGTGATTTCTCAAGCCAAAGGCAAAATGTTATGATATTACATCGACGCACGCATAGCGGTACTGGGACGCCGACATCTGCGCAGACACCTTCAACCTCCAATGCACGCAAGATACCCTCGGCTACTATAACGTCAGCGAGCGAGTCAAAGAGCTCCATCACTGCCATGACTTGCAAGCTACAGTCGCCTACAACATCTTCGAAATCGGAACGAAACTCTTTGAGCGAAGATGATGACCAGAAATATCCTATAATACTTGACACCAACAAATTGCAAATagcaaaatctacaaaaaaaatgtcGTTACCGGTGAATAGTCGAGGCGTTAGTAGCACGAAACACAAGCCTTATCCGTTGTCCGGAAGCGAAAGAGCAAGTCGATCTGCTGCTGCAAGCACATCGCGTGAGAATTCGCATACATCGTTACGCATTGATGCCGATGTAAAAGAGATTACATTGCCCGACGGAATGCCGATTTCATCCATAAAGGGAGAGCAGAAATTGAGTATTGAAGACGATACCACCGATAACTCATCGTCACACACGACGGAGGACCTATTGAGATCATGCAGTCCGCGAAAGCACAACATTGAATCTGCTGACATGGTGGATAACAAATCGACTGTGCTGAAAAGTACAGCTGAAGAAATACGCCTGCGGCTGCTGGCCGACTGGAGCGACGGCGAAAAAGAGGATGAGGTGGTTGACGGCTTTAAAGAGAATACCAGTCGTGAAACGGCTTCAACGACagaaacaacacaatacaaattAGATAAGTTAAAGACAAGCAGTGAAGCAACAGCAGTGAAAAGTGAGAACACTCCATTCGATGCTGTAACACCCGTATGTGCAACAGTAAATAACATTTCTGCACAAACTTCGCATCAGACTCAACATCAAAATCGTATTAGAAACATACCGAAGAAAGATCGACGTGACGCGGTATTAAAAGAATTCATAAACGACTATACTGTAGAGTTACCAACAGTAGTTGATAATCTGGAGAATATAAActacaatagcagcaacagctCTGATTCGGTGGTTGTAGTAGCGGTTGTGCCGCCAAATAGTGGTGAAACAATTATTCTCGATGACAATACAGGCACGGATGGCGAAACAGAAACAACGGTAGGAAAAGATGGATTGGATAGAAATGAAGCAACGACGAACAATAAACAATTCAGCGATATAACAAAAGAGCACAGTTCTGTTACGAGCGTGGTACAAGAAGAACACTTATCTGAGGAAAATTTAAATGAGGAATCTTTTGTTGAAAAGGAAGTGTCGGTGCCAATAGAATGTAGTGACACATCGGCTAATCAAGAACAGTTGGAGAGGCTTGAAGATAGACACAATGAAGCATTTAAGTCGGAACAACAAGAAAACGGAGAAGCATTAATTTTAGTTCCTAGTGTAATTCGGCAAATTGAATTTGAAGCCACTGAGGAAAATGTACAAAGCGAACCGaacgaagaaaataaaaacgatTTGAAGTTAGAAAGCGAAAATGTCAAACAATCGAAACTAAAAAGTCGCGGGAAGACACAAAAATCGAATGAAAGacagaaaaatataaaggaaGTTCTGAAAGATAGTacagaaaatataacaacaaatataagaGCGGAGGAAGGGCCAAACGTAGGAACTGCACATGAAACCGTGGCAGAACTTACGTTAGCATCACCACAGCGTTTAATAGAAGAAGAGCAACCACAGACCAGCACAGCTGCGAATCCACGCTCCGATTGCTTTGATTTTCAAGAAGAAGAGGACGAGACTTGCAGTGATACTTTAAAATCCATAGCCGATTTCAAAAAGAAATATCTCTCTCCCGAGAAAGGACCAGACAAATCTCATTCTGATAATTGCATATTGCCCGAAAATGAAACTGAACAAAAGGATCAACAGCTTGCGGATGACATCGAAAAATTGCTCGAACAAACAACGGCACCTAATATTGCTGATGAGGTCCCTGGTGCGGTTGTTTCACGCACACACTCGTACGGCAGCAGCAAAGAGGAATTGCCAGTTAAGGGTTTACCAATTAAGGAACGAGGTAAGCGTATATTCAAATCACGCAATCGTTCAAGAATTGAAGAGCTACAAACATCAACAGCAGTAACTTCGGAAATTGTTCTGCCAGAGGAAGCAATAGATGCTACAGAAccaaaaatggatgaaaatgGAACGGTGACAGTTATTGAACAAGTCCAAGTAGAGACAGAAAATAAGTTCTGTGAGGAAGTTGAATCGAAAACAAATGCGGAGCAACAAAAGCAATCAGCTCCAATGGATGGCGATGAAgtgtataaaaattctttacaGTCTGTGGCGCACACGGCACTTGTTGTAGAAATGAGCGTTGTAAATACGAATGATTGCCAAGTAATGGAACAAGATATAGAGAATGAAGGATGTGGTGAAATCGTTCGTTGTGATGCCGTCGAAGAGACAACTgttttaaaagtgaaaaatttaaaaaatggttCTTTGGCTACTCCAACTATAGCAATGAAGTTCTTACATTGTGCCAGCGCGGAACAAAAGATATCCGAAATAAGCGAATCTAATGAGACAAATTTAAGTACAACTGTGGAACAGGTTCATGATGCCGATGACTTACAAttctcaaaacaaaatattgaagacACAGAACGGAGCAACGGTTGTGAACTCGAAAATTCCGAGCCAATTGTGGAGGACAATGTAGAAGAAGCTAAAAGGATTCCAACACATGAACAACTTGAAGACGAGCTGAAAACATCAGAAGATCATAAAAATACTGCCGACAATTCTGCAGAATTGAATTACATAAAAGAAGCCTACAAAATATCCACAGATATAAGTGAGATCGACAAAACCGAAGAAAAATCAGAGGACGTTGGAAACTCTAAAGACCAGTTTGAATCTAATGCTTTAGGCGAAAAAGAAATGCTAAAGAAAGATCTtagtaattatttaaatgatctGCAGCCTTCAACAGCATTATCCCATATAAATCAAGATTCAAATTTGATCGATTCACATACGACTGCAAACAAAGAGCAAACTGAAGTGACGGTAATAGAGCAACGGGCAAATAACGACTATAAAGAGTTAGAAAACGAAACGGAAATCCCTTTGTCTGTAAATATGAAGAATGATGCCGTGGAAGAACAGCAACATGGCGTCATGTTGTTAGGCGAAGAAGCGCCACAAAGCCGTCTGACTTCGCCAACTGACGACAACAGTTCGATTTGCATTTCAGAAGCGGGTGCTGAGTTTGGATCGCCGACCTCAATGTTAGACGATGAACGTTTACCAACTTTGACTGACAGGCTGATGACACCCACAGATGGGTTGGTAGAGGCCATACCTTCACCAAATGATGAAGCTAAAATACCAGTGGAACAAGAAATGAATGTTGAAGAAGAACATGAAAACTTAAACGATgtgcaaaataaaaagaatgaATCAACAGATCAAGTTCCTGTGCCATTAGACGAGAGCAAAGATGTTGCAGTAACTAAACAGCAGGAAATAGCAGAAGAGATCGTGCAAGAAATAACAACCGAAAGTGAAATAATTGAGAATGAAACTCGCACAGATATTCTTGAAGAATGTGATGGAGGTACGAACAATGAAAAAATCGCCTTAGCAGCGACAACTGTTCAACAGAATGATATCGAAGCTGTAGTAGAGGATAAGGAGCTTTCCAGTGaacaaaaggaaaataataGTGAAATGAACGAGGGCAATGAGCAGGTCGCAAGTGATTTTAATGACGCAGTTATTCCCGAAGAAACTAATAATGAAGAAACACAGTTTTCAGAATGCAATGATAATGTAATTGATACACTGCGTTTCGAAAATGGTGAAATTGAAAACCAAACTGAACTTCTTGAAAAAAGCATAAGTGAAGTACCAGTCGAGACAAAGCAAAAAGAAACTGAAAGCAGCGCTTGTAACAGCGAAGTTGCAGCAGATATTGTAAATAACGTTATTGAAGAGCATAATGAAGTCAATGAAAATCTGCAGTCCAAGGCAGAGGACAATGTTGTTGAAGATACAATTGTTGCAGAACAGTCAGAGATAGAAAATGGCGGAAAGCAAGTAGACGACGAAACAGTGAGCACGAatgttttaaataatgaaatatctgATAAATCATCAACTCCAATCATTGAGCATACACAAACGGAAGAATCCGATGCGGATGACGATTTCATTGAGAGTCCTCCACATGAGCCGCTTTCCGGACATGAAGGGGAAGACGATACAGACATAATGACGGttaaaacgaaaattttgaataaaacacAGACGCGTCGTTCAAATACAAGAAGAACACAATCACCAGAAGCTATATTGAATTCACCAGTTGATGTTAAGGTTGATCAACATAAACCTGCAATACCGAATTCCGCGAGCAACTCACCAAAATCTTTTACCGACTTTACCAAAGAACCGACTAGCAAAAAACGACATACTCGAGCatcgaaacaacaacaagtgaagtCGAATGATTATATGAAAGAGCTAGATTTAACTGATTTAAATGTAGcgacaaaatttgaaaacaatgaGAAGAATAATACGACAATACGTCAAAGTCAACGAAGATCAACAAAAGCTGCGAAATTAACAGAAAcagaaaacgaaaacaaaacgaCTGAAAAACGCGatgatgttgttgctgccgaTTCTGAAACTGAAGTTGCTGCTGGCGATCAACTAGCAGTTAATAATCTGAATATTACAACAGCACAACCACAAAATGAATGGTCTGAACCAACATTAGTTGTTTTGTCAACCGATACATACGTTGCTTCACAACCCGACGAGCAGATTATTGAATATCCAACTGATCAAGCAGCTGTAAATGTCACTCCTGTGGCAAAGTCTGGATCTTCTCGCAAACGACGCAGCGCAACCAAATCCACTCCTCAACGCAATACGGCCGCGGCCCAAAATTTCTTTATgcaagaaaacaatttaaataacgaAGAAGAGAGTACACATCGTGTGAAGACTAGAAAACTGGAGAGTCCAAGTATCAACTGTACAAGTATTGACACTACGCAAACCACTGAGGAGTTCAAAACTACGACAGTTGAGATACCGAACTATGAAGatgaaaataatagtaattataTAAAGGAAGTGGAGCGATCTGAAGAAACTGTCGACTGTACTGACAATGGACCAGACTCTCTCATAATAGAGGATGACCAGTGCATAATTGAAGAAGTTTACCTGAATGAGACAATGTCAATGCAACAAATAGGATTAGAGGCATCGCCAGATAATGATGCCACGAAAGAAATGGATACTTCAGGAACAACTGAGACTGAGATAAATTCAATTGGGACTATTGATGTACCCAACGTAGTGGAGTATGTAAACTACTCTTCCATTGAACAGCAGCAACCGATCGAAGAGGTAATAGTTGAAGCGGCCAGTACAGTGGAAGCAGCTACGGATATTGACACGCTTCGAAATATGGACGAGagtgcaaatatttcaaatgagaCGTTGAATAAGCAGCGGGTATCCCCAAGTAATCAACAACCTAAAGTAGACAACACATG CATAAATATTTCTCCCATGGAGAAAGTCCGCATCAACGTCGATGTCGCCAATCCACTCTCCACACAAATAGCTAATATTTTAGCTACAAAGTCTGCCGGTGGTGCAGCGTCCACAGCAGCAAAGCAACGGAAGTCCAATCTCGAAGAATCTATACCATCTTTTATAATCGAAAGGCCAGGACAGGGAGTGGGttcacatcaacaacaacaacatgcatcaTCTACCGGTTTAGAGTTTATTGGCGAGCAAGATGCCGTTGCACACGTGCAGCAAATGTGTCCCCAGGTGAAAATTACCCGCAAAGAAAAATTGATTGAAGTACCGCAAACAGCTGCCGTGATACAGCAGGAACAAATTGTGGCTACTTCTGGTACCATGTTCGACATCAGCAATATGCCTATAGTACTCGGTAATGAACACTTTATGTCGGCACAGGGCGATATGCAGATTGTTTTGACTTCATCCGCAGAGACGGAACCACATTTACGTTCAGACGGGCCACAGATTTTACAGCAACAAATTATACAACCTGCATACAGATCGACGCAACAAGTTGCTCAGCAACGGCAACGCAAGCGTTCCGCAagtcaacaacagcagcaacaactgcaaCCAGCCAGCGGTATGGGCGGCAATAAGCATGGTGTAATCATAATTAAGGCGGCGCAAAGTGATTTGATAATACAACAGACACCTTCACTGCAAGGAACACAAGCGCAATCGCAGGCGATTGCCGGTGGCGCAACACAACAGTTCTCTTCGTCGTCCACCGATACAACGACTACATATAATCTCGGTTCGGGTGTCACTTTGCGTCCAATTGCTGAaccgaaacaaaaacaacaacaacgccagcaactacaacagcaaGTGGCTGGAAATAAGTCAAAGTCCACGGCGTCTCAATTAACTTCAACAGGTGGTCGCAAACAAGCTGGCAATACATTAACATTGCCAAGCAGTATTACGGTGAAGCATCGACAACAGAAAAATACGGATGATCCATCAAATGTAGTGCTTAGTGAACAGCCATCGCAACTGACTCCGTCGATCAATGTCAGCAGTGGCACTAAAGCACAGAAGCGTAATCACCCAACGACGAACTCTCGACGCGCACAAACTCAGACGCAAGTAGTTCAGCAACGACGATTAACTGCTACCACGTGCAATTTGGTGGAACTCCAGCAGCAAGATCAACAACATACTACTAGTGACAATTGTGGATCGCTAAATCGGCGTTTGAGCCATACGGACGGACATGCACCACCGCCGGCAAAAGTATGTCGTAACACAGCTGCAAACACGTCGGATTTCGACAACCAAAGAGAGCCAACATTTGCAGCGACGGCGGAACAGCAACTTTTgcaactgcagcagcagcagcaactacaCCAACACACAGTACAATCTCCGACGACGACGACGCAGCCACCGCCACTGCATCCGTTACACAATCGCAAGCAACGGCATTCATCGCAACACAATCGGCGAATGAGCACAAAAGCCGATGTGTCGGGTCAAATGTGCgtgcaagagcaacaacaacgattGCAGTCAACGCAGATGGTATTGTtggagcaacagcaacaacagagtTTGGAACAACAACACCAAGAGCAGCACATGACTGCAGAATTAGCAGCGTCATCGCCGTCAGCTGAAATTATTCCAGCGGAATTTGAAGCAATACAATTGCAAGAGCAAGTGCCTGAAGTCTACACCGAAGAGATTTTAGCTGAGGAATTCGAAGCGAATGAG cATACTCCGTCAGTAATAGCCGTGCCGTCACAATCTGTGCCAGGCTATCCCGACACATTATTATTGTGTCGAAAAGTGGGTGATGATTGGGTGCCGATCGTAGCTCAGCCTTATTACTATACGCGCTGTGACCAGCAATTAAGACCCATACCAAAGGAGGTGCTTATCGGACACCCAATATTGACGCCGAATGCAGATAAAACGCCGGAATTCCATACCGCCGAAGTTGAGACGGAAGATGTGCAGACGGCCGCTGGAAATGAAGCGTACAAAGGAGAGACCGGCGTCACCATTTTGATTGGATCTGAACTGGTACACATGGAGTGGGATCAGTTTTTGGAGGTGATGCGTTCAACTGATGATTTGTTCGACTTACGTGATCATCTGGGACGCGTATTCCAGCTGACGCGCGATGCATTGGATACCTTACAACAGGATGCAAATTTGCAAGAAAAATATCGGCAATTACAACAGTTGTTGGAGGAACAACAGTTAGAGGAGCAACAGCAACTTGAGCAACAAGagttattgcaacaacaattcatACAGCAGTTGCAAACAGTTACAGTTGCTGGAGATGAAGGATTAGAAGCCGACATCATACCATTGCTACAAATAGACACATCGCAAACGTTACAACTTATCGGTACGGATGACGGCAGTCTTATTCTTCAATCGGCCCTAACGCAACCACCGCTTTCTCCACCCTGCACGCGCCCCGCGCTAACAAATGCGACAAATGCGTTGCTAAATCAAACGCCCATCATGTCACCGCTGGAGAAACCATCCACAGCGGCTGCCACCGCTTTATTAGCCGAAAATTCGGGACAACACATCGATCTGTCGTCAGCCACAGCACCCGACCATCTGGTTGCAGGCGGTTTTATTGCGGCGGATTCAGCAAGCGACATGCAAGTTTGTCGACCCACTTTAGGCGACAGCTTGGCCGTTATAGGAGTTGTGCCCACTCAACCCACACTGCTGCCCACCACCGTAACCAATCCAGCGATTGCACCGCCAAAGTCTGATTTAATACCGAACATGACAACGGCAGCGCAAATGCACGCGCAATATCGTCATGCACAACGGGCCATATACAATGATCCTGGCAGTTAA